GTAATAACTAGTGGTGTTTCTTGGAAATCTCATTGATCTATCACTAAGCTTTCTATGCTCGTTCAAAGGTCATTCCTACTCCTACACTGATTAAGTCAAATGGGTCACGCGGCCGTTACTCAACCAATATTACTGCAGCCCTTTCTATGACTATACCCTGAAGTTTCCTTGCCATTACCTAAAATCCTGAAGTGTCCTTGCCATTACCACAAAACCCTGAAAATTGAAGGTTCCTAGCCGTTACCTTAAAACCCTGAAGGTTTCTATCATCTTCATCTATTTGTTTAGTTTGAGCATAATTTTCATGTTTAAGTTGGGCATAATCTTCATCTACTTGTTAATTTGAGCATAATTTTCATATTTATTAGGCATAGTTTTTGGGGCAAGCTTTGTTAATCTTCCTTGTTACCAGTACTACATCACATACTTGATTGAACCGCTACGCAACTCTACACTGCTAAAATTCAAAATCGAAAGGGTTAAAGTTACAACCTCAGCATGAGACTTGCATTACAATGGATTTTTGAGACTCCCGGCCTCTACTATATGACAAGTTTCGTTATTTCAATGGTTATATTCGTTTCTTCAAATCGATCGATCATGTTAGCATAAGTAATCGTGGTGATGATATTCAtagcataaaaaataaaaatactacaATGGATTTTTGAGACTCCTCTACTATATGACATATTTCGTTATTTCAATTCGTTTCTTCAAATCAATTTATCACGTTAACATAAGTAATCGTATTGCATtgcatgaaaaataaaaatacttaTATACATAGGGAAATTTAACAGCGAATAATTCTTTATTAAGTAAAGAATGAATTAAATTGTTGCATAGATTTGTAACCATTGAATTTGATATAAGCTTTTTTTGATGGAGTTCTTGATGAACAATTTGTCACCGTGACTTAACAATCAATATTGAACTCGAGAATAGCTATTCCAATTCACCGGAACCCCAGTTGAGACGCCACTGTTATCCACCGCCGGATACCCCAACTTGGTCTGCGATGACGTCGTAGCGCAACCACTCGACAACTTCCTCGCGTACGTCGACGTCGCACCTTCGTCCACCTTCATCCTCACCGAGATATTCATAATCCCATTCCTGACACCTCTCTCATCCCTTAGCCTGTAACTTAGAAAATGCAAGTAGCTCTCGGGCACCCAACCGCCGATGAAGTCCGTCAACGGAATAATCGCAGCTCCGATCGTCCTCGCCCCGTTCTGGCATTGCACTTCCATGATCAGATTCCTGGCTTGCGCAGGAACCTCGATCACTAACTTCTCATTCCATCTTGGCCCTCCGCCTTCGGAGTCCGTCTCCGCCGTCCGGTACGATTTGGAGGCGGTGACGGCGGCGTCGGTCCGGACGGTGACGAAGGAGTTTTTCTTCAAGGGTTTGCGATTGGATTGGAGGTTTTCGGCTGCGATAACGGTCAGTTCTATATATCGAGTTGCCATGGTTGTGAAAAAAAATATGCGGCGCAAAGTGTTTGATGAGTTGTTTTAAGAAAAGTGAACGATGAATTGCTTCAGAAAATTTGTTTGAGAAGTTTGGAGAGTTGGGAGGCGTATTTATTGTGGGGAAATAGgatgatggatagaaaggagagagaaatagcGAGGTGATTctgtttggatttgtttgggTTGACCATGCGGTTGGACTGCGGCACTGCGCTGTGAGGAGTTTGAAAGTGACAGGAAAGGCGAGATAACCTTCAAATTACACGGAAGATTCAATTTTGGCGTGTGGAAGGAATCAAAAGAAACTTTCCCAGTCATGTTAGGAAATTGCAGAAAATTATAATAGATTAATAGCCTCTGTGGAAATTAAAAATTCGAGAAGGTACGTATAGACCTGTTTGTAGGTTTTTTTATATAGTTTTATTgataaatatataatatatgtgtGTGCTTGTgggataaatcatattttatctGAAATTTCAACAAAATG
This portion of the Rosa chinensis cultivar Old Blush chromosome 1, RchiOBHm-V2, whole genome shotgun sequence genome encodes:
- the LOC112167854 gene encoding BON1-associated protein 1, whose amino-acid sequence is MATRYIELTVIAAENLQSNRKPLKKNSFVTVRTDAAVTASKSYRTAETDSEGGGPRWNEKLVIEVPAQARNLIMEVQCQNGARTIGAAIIPLTDFIGGWVPESYLHFLSYRLRDERGVRNGIMNISVRMKVDEGATSTYARKLSSGCATTSSQTKLGYPAVDNSGVSTGVPVNWNSYSRVQY